Proteins from one Embleya scabrispora genomic window:
- a CDS encoding response regulator gives MINVLLAEDQAMVREALAALLGLEEDIRVVAQVARGDEVVEAVRASGADVALLDIEMPGLDGLAAAAELRRALPGCRIVILTTFGRPGYLRRAMEAGADAFLVKDAPAARLADAVRRVLRGERVIDPTLAATALAVGADPLTERERDVLRAASGGSTVFEIATLLHLSEGTVRNHLSSCIGKTHARNRADAVRIAHDNGWL, from the coding sequence GTGATCAACGTACTGCTCGCCGAGGACCAGGCCATGGTGCGCGAGGCGCTGGCCGCGCTGCTCGGCCTGGAGGAGGACATCCGGGTCGTCGCCCAGGTCGCGCGCGGAGACGAGGTGGTCGAGGCGGTGCGGGCGAGCGGCGCCGACGTGGCGCTGCTCGACATCGAGATGCCGGGACTGGACGGCCTGGCCGCCGCCGCCGAGTTGCGCCGCGCGCTGCCCGGTTGCCGGATCGTCATCCTGACCACGTTCGGCCGCCCCGGCTACCTGCGCCGGGCGATGGAGGCGGGCGCGGACGCGTTCCTGGTCAAGGACGCGCCCGCGGCGCGACTGGCCGACGCCGTACGCCGGGTGCTGCGCGGCGAGCGGGTGATCGACCCCACGCTCGCGGCCACCGCGCTCGCGGTCGGCGCCGACCCGCTGACCGAGCGCGAGCGCGACGTGCTGCGCGCGGCGTCGGGCGGCTCGACGGTGTTTGAGATCGCGACCCTGCTGCACCTGTCCGAGGGCACCGTGCGCAACCACCTGTCCTCGTGCATCGGCAAGACGCACGCCCGCAACCGGGCGGACGCGGTGCGCATCGCGCACGACAACGGCTGGCTCTGA
- a CDS encoding sensor histidine kinase, which translates to MRWSDATRQDSTRGRAIRMSWSLLWLFFLTPVVHDLATGGYGPVRLTVGAVGLLVVVVCYVALVFGGVGWFGLFGRVEAALRRALDTERAQSVACLLMWAVAVGLILTFDDAWLGLMVYVAVSVGAGLRFPRSMWGILGCVASGLGLGVLLGAAGDDLLVLAFVTVLTGGVMIGVRRLLETLAELREAREIVARLSASEERLRMARDLHDVLGHSLSLITLKSELAGRFLPEHVERAAEQVADIERVGRQALVDVREAVSGYRRPTFAVELAGARIAARAVGIELTLVPEQWPQCPDPEAEAVLAWALREAVTNTMRHSGARRCTVRLDTGPVWRLDIGDDGRGATGGEGNGLTGLRERFALAGGSIEVGRGEYGRGFGLTASVPVLPGKTAERRIAPGAPGATR; encoded by the coding sequence ATGCGGTGGTCGGATGCGACACGGCAGGACTCGACGCGCGGGCGGGCCATCCGGATGTCGTGGTCGCTGCTCTGGCTGTTCTTCCTGACCCCGGTGGTGCACGACCTGGCCACCGGTGGGTACGGGCCGGTGCGCCTGACGGTGGGTGCGGTCGGACTGCTCGTGGTGGTGGTCTGCTACGTCGCGCTGGTGTTCGGCGGGGTCGGCTGGTTCGGCCTGTTCGGTCGGGTGGAGGCGGCGCTGCGCCGGGCGTTGGACACCGAGCGGGCCCAGTCGGTGGCCTGCCTGCTGATGTGGGCGGTCGCGGTCGGACTGATCCTGACCTTCGACGACGCCTGGCTCGGCCTGATGGTCTACGTCGCGGTGTCGGTCGGGGCCGGGCTGCGCTTTCCGCGGTCGATGTGGGGGATCCTGGGCTGCGTGGCCTCCGGGCTCGGGCTCGGTGTGCTGCTCGGCGCGGCCGGCGACGATCTGCTGGTCCTGGCGTTCGTCACGGTGCTCACCGGCGGGGTGATGATCGGGGTGCGCCGACTCCTGGAGACCCTGGCCGAACTGCGCGAGGCCCGGGAGATCGTGGCCCGGCTCTCGGCCAGCGAGGAACGCCTGCGGATGGCCCGCGACCTGCACGACGTGCTCGGCCACTCGTTGTCGCTGATCACTCTCAAGAGCGAACTCGCCGGCCGCTTCCTGCCCGAACACGTGGAGCGCGCGGCCGAACAGGTCGCCGACATCGAGCGGGTCGGCCGGCAGGCCCTGGTGGACGTGCGCGAGGCGGTGAGCGGCTACCGGCGGCCGACCTTCGCGGTCGAGCTGGCGGGGGCCCGGATCGCGGCGCGTGCGGTGGGCATCGAGCTGACCCTGGTGCCCGAGCAGTGGCCGCAATGCCCGGACCCGGAGGCGGAGGCGGTGCTCGCCTGGGCGCTGCGCGAGGCGGTCACGAACACGATGCGGCACAGCGGCGCGCGGCGCTGCACGGTGCGCCTGGACACCGGCCCGGTGTGGCGCCTGGACATCGGCGACGACGGGCGCGGCGCCACCGGCGGCGAGGGCAACGGGCTGACCGGGCTGCGCGAGCGATTCGCCCTGGCCGGCGGCAGCATCGAGGTCGGCCGCGGGGAGTACGGGCGCGGGTTCGGGTTGACCGCTTCGGTCCCGGTGCTTCCCGGAAAGACCGCCGAGCGCCGGATTGCCCCCGGAGCTCCGGGAGCGACCCGCTAA
- a CDS encoding SirB1 family protein — translation MSAPGSPRDRFAAVVRADEVDLAEAALLMGVEVDPAFDPAVGIAELERLAAAVRAEAGPAFDPSGAAAALARVLGGRARFLGQQSDYADLRSSLLHEVLRRRRGLPILLSVVWIDVGRRAGLPVYGVALPGHFVVGIGDPDGEFELADPFHGGVPLSVSRARRLAAEAGGRPGDPTLLQPARPTAILLRMLNNIRAWAAQPERGIEGAWTRLWAVELSLLLPRHPAALRHERGTLLARTGQFAAGARQLEEYAEVVKHIDPKAAEGMLTEAKAARARLN, via the coding sequence GTGAGCGCTCCCGGCAGTCCCCGCGACCGGTTCGCCGCGGTCGTGCGGGCCGACGAGGTGGATCTGGCCGAGGCCGCGCTGCTGATGGGCGTCGAGGTCGATCCGGCGTTCGATCCGGCGGTGGGGATCGCCGAGTTGGAGCGGCTCGCGGCGGCGGTGCGGGCCGAGGCGGGGCCCGCCTTCGACCCGTCGGGGGCCGCCGCGGCGCTGGCGCGGGTGCTCGGCGGGCGGGCCCGGTTCCTCGGGCAGCAGTCCGACTACGCCGACCTGCGCTCGTCGCTGCTGCACGAGGTGCTGCGCCGCCGGCGCGGATTGCCGATCCTGCTGTCGGTGGTGTGGATCGACGTCGGCCGCCGGGCCGGGCTGCCGGTGTACGGCGTCGCGTTGCCGGGACACTTCGTGGTCGGGATCGGGGATCCCGACGGCGAGTTCGAGCTGGCCGACCCGTTCCACGGCGGGGTGCCGCTGTCGGTGTCCCGGGCCCGCCGACTGGCCGCGGAGGCGGGTGGCCGGCCCGGCGATCCGACGCTGCTGCAACCGGCGCGGCCGACCGCGATCCTGCTGCGGATGTTGAACAACATCCGCGCCTGGGCGGCCCAGCCCGAGCGCGGGATCGAGGGCGCCTGGACCCGGCTGTGGGCGGTCGAGCTGTCCCTGCTGCTGCCGCGCCACCCGGCGGCACTGCGGCACGAACGCGGCACCCTGCTCGCCAGGACGGGGCAGTTCGCGGCCGGCGCACGGCAGTTGGAGGAGTACGCCGAAGTGGTCAAGCACATCGACCCCAAGGCCGCGGAGGGCATGCTCACCGAGGCAAAGGCGGCCCGGGCCCGACTGAACTAA
- a CDS encoding cellulose binding domain-containing protein translates to MGSHRAGGPEPGTRRPRRERIRWAVASAVLAALPAALVVALSGDSSDVDSLLSAEYVRTGSWPSGYSGQYVLRNAGSDTVEGWTLRFDLPAGMRIATIWNGRLEPEAGRYTVRNENWNRALRPGESIVVGFEVRRDGVGVPTATEPVRADGPTACTINDKPCGGSAGTGPDERATPAASAPAANPPAGLDRHTGTPTPTGTGRGGGATSAPSAPPTTASPADATPRAGTIEHLAPYLDMTLDPTRAGAPGVRDRTLAYIVDGGGCRPMWGGVTRLDDPATTARIAALREAGGAIRVAFGGAGGTDLAVSCGSPEELVAAYRQVLDATGTDAMDLDIEGRALVRPDVMQRRNAALRLLQEDARRADRRVDVGYSLPVHPLQGLGDEAKALLRDAAAQQVDVSYVNIKAMNYGAGVAPRPQGRMGRFAADAAHALQAQIREVWPHLTQEQAWRRVSVTVMIGRNDVPGEVFTLDDARRFADFARQNHLGRVAWWSAARDRPCADGTAAETGADPGCSGIAQEPEAFLRAFGG, encoded by the coding sequence ATGGGGTCGCACCGGGCAGGCGGTCCCGAACCGGGCACCCGTCGTCCCCGTCGGGAACGCATCCGCTGGGCCGTCGCGAGTGCCGTGCTCGCCGCGTTGCCGGCCGCCCTGGTGGTGGCCCTGTCCGGGGACTCGTCCGACGTCGATTCCCTGCTCAGCGCCGAGTATGTGCGCACCGGATCCTGGCCCAGCGGATACAGCGGCCAGTACGTGCTGCGCAACGCCGGCTCCGACACGGTCGAGGGCTGGACCCTGCGCTTCGACCTGCCGGCGGGCATGCGGATCGCCACCATATGGAACGGCCGGCTCGAACCGGAGGCCGGCCGCTACACCGTGCGCAACGAGAACTGGAACCGGGCGCTGCGGCCGGGCGAGAGCATCGTGGTCGGCTTCGAGGTCCGCCGGGACGGGGTAGGCGTGCCGACCGCGACCGAGCCGGTCCGCGCCGACGGGCCGACCGCCTGCACCATCAACGACAAGCCGTGCGGCGGGTCGGCCGGGACGGGACCGGACGAGCGGGCGACTCCGGCCGCGTCGGCGCCGGCCGCGAACCCGCCCGCCGGCCTCGACCGGCACACCGGCACCCCGACCCCGACCGGCACCGGCCGGGGCGGCGGGGCGACGTCGGCTCCCTCGGCTCCGCCGACGACCGCGTCCCCGGCCGACGCCACGCCGCGCGCGGGCACGATCGAACACCTCGCGCCCTACCTGGACATGACGCTGGATCCCACGCGGGCGGGAGCACCCGGCGTGCGCGACCGTACCCTCGCCTACATCGTGGACGGCGGTGGGTGCCGGCCGATGTGGGGCGGGGTGACCCGCCTCGACGACCCCGCGACCACCGCCCGGATCGCCGCGCTGCGCGAGGCCGGCGGAGCGATCAGGGTCGCCTTCGGCGGCGCCGGCGGCACCGACCTCGCGGTGTCCTGCGGCAGCCCGGAGGAATTGGTGGCCGCCTACCGGCAGGTCCTGGACGCCACCGGGACCGACGCGATGGATCTGGACATCGAGGGCCGCGCGCTGGTCCGCCCCGATGTGATGCAGCGGCGCAACGCCGCGCTGCGGCTGCTTCAGGAGGACGCGCGGCGGGCGGACCGGCGGGTGGACGTCGGCTACTCGCTGCCGGTGCATCCGCTCCAGGGCCTGGGCGACGAGGCCAAGGCGCTGCTGCGGGACGCCGCCGCGCAGCAGGTCGACGTCTCCTACGTGAACATCAAGGCGATGAACTACGGCGCCGGGGTCGCACCGCGGCCGCAGGGACGGATGGGCCGCTTCGCCGCCGACGCCGCGCACGCGCTCCAGGCGCAGATCCGCGAGGTGTGGCCGCACCTGACCCAGGAACAGGCCTGGCGGCGGGTGTCGGTGACGGTGATGATCGGCCGCAACGACGTGCCGGGGGAGGTGTTCACCCTGGACGACGCACGCCGGTTCGCCGACTTCGCCCGGCAGAACCACCTGGGGCGGGTCGCGTGGTGGTCCGCCGCACGGGACCGGCCGTGCGCCGACGGCACTGCCGCCGAGACCGGCGCCGACCCTGGGTGCAGCGGGATCGCCCAGGAGCCGGAGGCGTTCCTGCGCGCATTCGGCGGCTGA
- the fdxA gene encoding ferredoxin, giving the protein MTYVIAQPCVDLKDKACIEECPVDCIYEGERALYIHPDECVDCGACEPVCPVEAIFYEDDTPEQWKDYYKANVEFFDDLGSPGGASKMGLIAKDHPLIAALPPQATGE; this is encoded by the coding sequence GTGACCTACGTCATCGCGCAGCCCTGCGTCGACCTGAAGGACAAGGCATGCATCGAGGAGTGCCCCGTCGACTGCATCTACGAGGGTGAGCGTGCGCTGTACATCCACCCCGACGAATGCGTCGACTGTGGAGCCTGCGAGCCGGTCTGCCCGGTCGAGGCGATTTTCTACGAGGACGACACCCCGGAGCAGTGGAAGGACTACTACAAGGCGAACGTGGAGTTCTTCGACGATCTCGGCTCCCCGGGCGGCGCCTCGAAGATGGGTCTGATCGCCAAGGACCACCCGCTCATCGCCGCGCTGCCGCCGCAGGCGACCGGCGAGTAG
- a CDS encoding GNAT family N-acetyltransferase → MGRRVSVRRELPPEDAEASYSDVVGDLVDWRDGVLTITRRDGSIARVAEASIVAAKVVPPPVRRLTPARLQDVASRSWPATEVAAFGEWLLRAAGGFTRRANSVLVLGEPDMPFPEALDRVDAWYSARDLPTLFQVAHEDPFDRFLDAAGWPAEGDALMRTGRLVRAADVLRDVDAGRVEVGTTLTDGWVSLYHRVAQHAGGAERHVLQGPPGTLFATVSDPESDRPVAIGRVCVLGRYAGFAGLEVDPAHRRRGHARAIVKALTDRALAGGAVTGWLQVESDNRAARELYDALGYTDHHGYHYRRSPAAT, encoded by the coding sequence GTGGGCAGACGCGTGTCGGTGCGCCGCGAACTGCCGCCCGAGGACGCCGAGGCGAGCTATTCCGACGTCGTGGGCGACCTCGTGGACTGGCGCGACGGTGTGCTGACAATCACCCGCAGGGACGGCAGTATCGCCCGGGTGGCGGAAGCGAGCATCGTCGCCGCCAAGGTGGTCCCGCCACCCGTGCGGCGGCTCACCCCGGCCCGCCTGCAGGACGTGGCCAGTCGGTCCTGGCCCGCCACCGAGGTCGCCGCCTTCGGCGAGTGGCTGCTGCGCGCGGCCGGCGGATTCACCCGCCGGGCCAACTCGGTGCTGGTCCTGGGCGAGCCCGACATGCCCTTCCCGGAGGCACTCGATCGAGTGGATGCCTGGTATTCGGCGCGCGACCTGCCGACGCTGTTCCAGGTCGCGCACGAGGACCCGTTCGACCGTTTCCTCGACGCCGCCGGGTGGCCGGCCGAGGGCGACGCGCTGATGCGCACCGGGCGCCTGGTGCGCGCGGCCGACGTGCTGCGCGACGTGGACGCGGGCCGGGTCGAGGTCGGGACCACCCTCACCGACGGGTGGGTGTCCCTCTACCACCGGGTCGCGCAGCACGCCGGCGGCGCCGAGCGGCACGTGCTCCAGGGGCCGCCGGGGACGCTGTTCGCGACCGTGTCCGACCCGGAGTCGGACCGGCCGGTCGCCATCGGCCGGGTGTGCGTGCTCGGCCGCTACGCGGGCTTCGCCGGCCTGGAGGTGGACCCGGCGCACCGCAGACGCGGCCACGCGCGAGCGATCGTCAAGGCGCTGACCGACCGGGCGCTCGCGGGCGGCGCGGTCACCGGGTGGCTCCAGGTGGAGTCGGACAACCGGGCGGCGCGCGAGCTCTACGACGCGCTCGGCTACACCGACCACCACGGCTACCACTACCGCCGCTCCCCGGCCGCCACGTGA